A region of Pseudarthrobacter sp. NIBRBAC000502770 DNA encodes the following proteins:
- a CDS encoding aconitate hydratase produces MSTVDSFGSKGKLNVAGTEYEIFRLNSVEGAENLPFSLKVLLENLLRTEDGANITADHVRALAGWDPNAEPDTEIQFTPARVIMQDFTGVPCVVDLATMREAVKDLGGDPKRVNPLAPAEMVIDHSVQIDAFGNSGALERNMEIEYQRNGERYQFLRWGQTAFDDFKVVPPGTGIVHQVNIEYLARTVMTREVDGALRAYPDTCVGTDSHTTMVNGLGVLGWGVGGIEAEAAMLGQPVSMLIPRVVGFKLSGSIPAGATATDVVLTITEMLRQHGVVGKFVEFYGEGVAAVPLANRATIGNMSPEFGSTAAMFPIDDVTLDYLRLTGRSDENVALVEAYAKEQGLWHDPSRDIKFSEYLELDLSTVVPSISGPKRPQDRIILTESKAQFREDLRNYVKVDLADGSLDEAIDESFPASDSPSFTATATHLTEEAPHAHGPKSNGRPTKKVAVKTADGREFELDHGAVSIASITSCTNTSNPSVMLAAALLARNAVEKGLAAKPWVKTSVAPGSKVVTDYYNKSGLTPYLEKLGFYIVGYGCATCIGNSGPLDAEISEAIQANDLSVTAVLSGNRNFEGRINPDVKMNYLASPPLVIAYALAGTMDFDFENDALGQDEAGNDVFLKDIWPNPVEVQQVIDSSIDKGMFARGYEGVFDGDDRWKALDTPAGDTFAWDEKSTYVRKPPYFDGMKAQPEPVKDISGARVLLKLGDSVTTDHISPAGSFKSDTPAGQYLLANGVERKDFNSYGSRRGNHEVMIRGTFANIRIKNQLLDGVEGGFTRDFTQADGPQAYVYDAAQNYQAAGTPLVVLAGKEYGSGSSRDWAAKGTALLGVKAVIAESYERIHRSNLIGMGVLPLQYPAGENAASLGLTGTETFSVEGVTALNEGTTPKTLKVTATAEDGSSKSFDAVLRIDTPGEADYYRNGGILQYVLRQISAN; encoded by the coding sequence ATGAGCACTGTGGACAGCTTCGGTTCAAAAGGCAAACTTAATGTAGCCGGAACCGAATACGAAATTTTCCGGTTGAACTCCGTTGAAGGTGCAGAAAACCTTCCGTTCAGCCTCAAGGTATTGCTTGAAAACCTGCTGAGGACCGAGGACGGCGCGAACATCACTGCCGATCACGTCCGCGCTTTGGCAGGCTGGGATCCGAATGCGGAGCCCGATACAGAAATCCAGTTCACGCCGGCGCGCGTGATCATGCAGGACTTCACCGGCGTTCCCTGCGTGGTCGACCTTGCCACCATGCGTGAGGCAGTCAAGGACCTGGGCGGCGATCCCAAGCGGGTCAACCCCCTGGCCCCCGCCGAGATGGTCATCGACCACTCCGTCCAGATCGACGCCTTCGGCAACTCCGGCGCACTGGAGCGCAACATGGAGATCGAATACCAGCGCAACGGTGAGCGTTACCAGTTCCTGCGCTGGGGCCAGACCGCGTTTGACGACTTCAAGGTTGTTCCCCCGGGAACCGGCATTGTGCACCAGGTCAACATCGAGTACCTGGCCCGCACGGTCATGACCCGCGAAGTGGACGGTGCGCTGCGCGCCTACCCCGACACCTGCGTTGGCACCGACTCGCACACCACCATGGTCAACGGCCTGGGCGTGCTGGGCTGGGGCGTCGGCGGCATCGAAGCCGAGGCAGCGATGCTCGGCCAGCCCGTCTCCATGCTCATCCCGCGCGTCGTGGGCTTCAAGCTCAGCGGCAGCATCCCCGCCGGCGCCACCGCAACCGACGTGGTGCTGACCATCACCGAAATGCTGCGCCAGCACGGCGTGGTGGGCAAGTTCGTCGAGTTCTACGGCGAAGGCGTCGCAGCAGTGCCGCTGGCCAACCGCGCCACCATCGGCAACATGAGCCCCGAGTTCGGTTCCACCGCCGCCATGTTCCCCATCGACGACGTCACCCTGGACTACCTGCGCCTCACTGGCCGGTCCGACGAGAACGTCGCCCTGGTCGAGGCCTACGCGAAGGAACAGGGCCTCTGGCACGACCCCTCCCGCGACATCAAGTTCTCCGAGTACCTCGAGCTGGACCTGTCGACCGTCGTTCCGTCGATCTCCGGCCCGAAGCGCCCGCAGGACCGCATCATCCTCACCGAATCCAAGGCGCAGTTCCGCGAGGACCTCCGCAACTACGTCAAGGTGGACCTCGCCGACGGCAGCCTGGACGAAGCGATCGACGAGAGCTTCCCGGCGTCCGACTCACCCTCGTTCACCGCCACGGCAACCCACCTCACCGAGGAAGCCCCGCACGCCCACGGACCGAAGTCCAACGGCCGCCCGACGAAGAAGGTGGCTGTCAAGACCGCTGACGGCCGCGAATTCGAGCTGGACCACGGTGCGGTGTCGATCGCCTCGATCACCTCCTGCACCAACACGTCCAACCCGTCCGTGATGCTGGCGGCAGCACTGCTGGCCCGCAACGCCGTCGAAAAGGGCCTCGCCGCCAAGCCGTGGGTCAAGACCTCCGTTGCCCCCGGTTCCAAGGTTGTCACCGACTACTACAACAAGTCGGGCCTGACCCCCTACCTGGAGAAGCTCGGCTTTTACATCGTGGGCTACGGCTGCGCCACCTGCATCGGCAACTCCGGCCCCCTCGACGCCGAAATCTCGGAGGCCATCCAGGCCAACGACCTCTCCGTCACCGCAGTCCTCTCCGGCAACCGCAACTTCGAAGGCCGGATCAACCCGGACGTCAAGATGAACTACCTGGCCTCCCCGCCGCTGGTCATCGCGTACGCCCTGGCCGGAACCATGGACTTCGACTTCGAGAACGACGCACTGGGCCAGGACGAAGCCGGCAACGACGTCTTCCTGAAGGACATCTGGCCCAACCCGGTCGAGGTCCAGCAGGTCATCGACTCCTCGATCGACAAGGGCATGTTTGCCCGCGGCTACGAGGGCGTCTTCGACGGCGACGACCGCTGGAAGGCCCTCGACACCCCGGCCGGCGACACTTTCGCCTGGGATGAGAAGTCCACCTACGTCCGGAAGCCCCCGTACTTCGACGGCATGAAGGCCCAGCCCGAACCCGTCAAGGACATCTCGGGTGCCCGCGTGCTCCTGAAGCTCGGCGATTCCGTCACCACCGACCACATCTCCCCGGCCGGTTCCTTCAAGTCCGACACCCCCGCCGGCCAGTACCTGCTGGCCAACGGCGTGGAGCGCAAGGACTTCAACTCCTACGGCTCCCGCCGTGGCAACCACGAAGTGATGATCCGCGGCACGTTCGCGAACATCCGCATCAAGAACCAGCTCCTGGACGGCGTTGAGGGTGGCTTCACCCGCGACTTCACCCAGGCCGACGGCCCGCAGGCATACGTCTACGACGCCGCGCAGAACTACCAGGCAGCCGGCACCCCGCTGGTGGTCCTGGCCGGCAAGGAATACGGTTCCGGATCATCGCGTGACTGGGCAGCCAAGGGCACCGCCCTGCTGGGCGTCAAGGCCGTCATCGCCGAGAGCTACGAGCGCATCCACCGCTCCAACCTCATCGGCATGGGTGTCCTGCCGTTGCAGTACCCGGCCGGTGAGAACGCTGCCAGCCTGGGCCTGACCGGCACGGAAACCTTCTCGGTTGAGGGCGTCACCGCCCTCAATGAGGGCACCACGCCCAAGACCCTGAAGGTCACCGCCACCGCAGAGGACGGCTCCTCCAAGTCGTTCGATGCCGTGCTGCGCATCGATACCCCGGGTGAAGCGGACTACTACCGCAACGGCGGCATCCTGCAGTACGTGCTGCGCCAGATCTCCGCGAACTAG
- a CDS encoding TrkA family potassium uptake protein: MAHFVIMGCGRVGATLAHTLEDAGHSVAIIDQDDRAFRRLRQGFTGRKVTGVGFDRETLKQAGVGEAYAFAAVSSGDNSNILATRVARETFHVPHVVARIYDPGRAEIYQRLGIPTVAAVRWSADQVLRRILPEQHLAGDFREPSGRLVLAELDLDAGWIGHRISSIEKAADVRVAYVTRFGEGLLPDAGTAYQDGDTVHAMLQVDRSAQIAQILAKAPAKEYQ; this comes from the coding sequence GTGGCGCATTTCGTGATCATGGGATGTGGCCGGGTGGGGGCAACGCTGGCGCACACGCTGGAGGATGCCGGCCATTCCGTGGCCATCATCGACCAGGATGACCGCGCGTTCCGCCGGCTCCGCCAGGGCTTCACCGGCCGGAAGGTCACCGGTGTGGGCTTTGACCGGGAGACCCTTAAGCAGGCTGGCGTGGGCGAGGCCTACGCCTTCGCTGCCGTCTCCAGCGGTGATAACTCAAACATCCTGGCCACCCGGGTGGCCCGCGAAACCTTCCACGTCCCGCACGTCGTCGCCCGGATCTACGATCCGGGACGTGCCGAGATCTACCAGCGCCTGGGCATCCCCACGGTGGCCGCCGTCCGCTGGAGCGCGGACCAGGTGCTGCGCCGCATCCTTCCCGAACAGCACCTCGCCGGTGATTTCCGTGAACCTTCCGGGCGGCTGGTCCTGGCTGAACTGGACCTCGATGCCGGCTGGATTGGACACCGGATCAGCAGCATCGAAAAGGCTGCCGACGTCCGGGTGGCCTATGTGACCCGCTTCGGCGAGGGCCTGCTCCCTGACGCTGGAACGGCGTACCAGGACGGGGACACCGTGCACGCCATGCTGCAGGTGGACCGCAGCGCCCAGATCGCCCAGATCCTCGCCAAAGCCCCTGCCAAGGAGTACCAGTGA
- the dxs gene encoding 1-deoxy-D-xylulose-5-phosphate synthase: MGILDTIRNPQDLNELTEEQLEQLASEIRDFLITNVSQTGGHLGPNLGVVELTLAVHRTFESPRDSIVFDTGHQSYVHKLLTGRQDFSTLRQEGGLSGYPDRAESEHDIVESSHASSSLSWADGISRARQLTGEGDRHVVAIIGDGALTGGMAWEAINNIAADKKRRVVIVVNDNGRSYAPTVGGFADYLASLRPTIDSFRAAPAYEGALDWWKKKLQDGGPVGQFTYKSLHAMKKGIKDWWAPQGMFEDLGMKYIGPVDGHNLQAMEHALSTARNYGGPVIVHAMTEKGHGYAPARAHEADQFHAVGIIDPETGEPTGTGGAQSWTSVFADEISAIADERDDIVGITGAMLIPVGLHKFAAKHPKRVIDVGIAEQHALTAAAGMAFGGLHPVVAVYATFLNRAFDQLLMDVALHKAGVTIVLDRAGVTGPDGASHHGMWDMAMVQIVPGLHLAAPRDATRLREELREAVAINDAPSVVRFSKGSVGPAVEAVERLSDGVDILARRPSGSTENDVLIVSVGAMAELALDVSNRLGAQGISTTVVDPRWVLPVRRSIIALASHHRLVICIEDGVRAGGVGSRIRQEMRAAGVDTALNEVGLPVEFLDHGTRNQVLERVGLTAQQITHDVVAQVLGTKVPFARPLPGQQHPTTGSLPIL; the protein is encoded by the coding sequence TTGGGAATCTTGGACACCATCCGGAATCCGCAGGACCTGAACGAGTTGACCGAGGAACAGCTGGAACAGCTGGCCTCGGAGATCAGGGATTTCCTGATCACGAACGTCTCCCAGACGGGCGGCCACCTCGGGCCCAACCTCGGCGTCGTGGAACTGACCCTTGCCGTGCACCGCACCTTCGAATCTCCCCGCGACAGCATCGTCTTTGACACGGGGCACCAGTCCTACGTCCACAAGCTGCTGACCGGACGCCAGGACTTCAGCACGCTCCGCCAGGAAGGCGGCCTCTCCGGCTACCCGGACAGGGCGGAATCGGAACACGACATCGTGGAAAGCTCCCATGCGTCGTCATCCCTGTCCTGGGCGGACGGTATCTCCCGCGCCCGCCAGCTCACGGGGGAAGGTGACCGGCACGTCGTCGCCATCATCGGCGACGGCGCCCTCACCGGCGGGATGGCCTGGGAAGCCATCAACAACATCGCGGCGGACAAGAAGCGCCGCGTGGTCATCGTCGTCAACGACAACGGCCGCTCCTACGCCCCCACCGTCGGCGGGTTCGCCGACTACCTGGCGTCCTTGCGCCCCACCATCGACTCCTTCCGCGCCGCCCCGGCCTACGAAGGCGCGCTCGACTGGTGGAAAAAGAAGCTGCAGGACGGCGGCCCCGTGGGGCAGTTCACCTACAAGAGCCTGCACGCCATGAAAAAGGGCATCAAGGACTGGTGGGCGCCGCAGGGCATGTTCGAGGACCTCGGCATGAAATACATCGGCCCGGTGGACGGCCACAACCTCCAGGCCATGGAGCACGCACTGTCCACCGCCAGGAACTACGGCGGTCCCGTGATCGTCCATGCCATGACGGAGAAGGGCCACGGCTACGCGCCCGCGCGTGCCCACGAAGCGGACCAATTCCATGCTGTGGGGATCATCGACCCCGAAACCGGCGAGCCCACCGGTACCGGCGGCGCCCAGTCCTGGACCTCGGTGTTTGCCGACGAGATCTCAGCCATCGCCGACGAACGCGACGACATCGTGGGCATCACCGGAGCCATGCTGATTCCCGTGGGCCTGCACAAGTTCGCCGCCAAGCACCCCAAGCGCGTCATCGACGTCGGCATCGCGGAACAGCACGCGCTGACCGCCGCCGCAGGCATGGCCTTCGGCGGCCTGCACCCGGTGGTGGCCGTCTACGCCACGTTCCTGAACCGGGCCTTCGACCAGCTGCTCATGGACGTGGCCCTCCACAAGGCAGGCGTCACCATCGTCCTCGACCGCGCCGGCGTTACCGGCCCGGATGGCGCCAGCCACCATGGCATGTGGGACATGGCCATGGTCCAGATCGTCCCCGGGCTGCACCTCGCCGCGCCCCGCGACGCCACCCGGCTCCGGGAGGAACTGCGTGAAGCTGTGGCCATAAACGACGCGCCCAGCGTTGTCCGCTTCTCCAAGGGATCCGTCGGCCCGGCCGTCGAGGCAGTGGAACGGCTCAGCGACGGCGTGGACATCCTGGCCCGCCGGCCGTCAGGTTCCACCGAGAACGACGTACTGATCGTCAGCGTGGGCGCCATGGCCGAACTGGCCCTCGACGTCTCCAACCGGCTCGGCGCGCAGGGCATCAGCACCACCGTGGTGGACCCCCGCTGGGTCCTCCCCGTCCGCCGTTCGATCATCGCGTTGGCCTCGCACCACCGCCTGGTCATCTGCATCGAAGACGGCGTCCGCGCGGGCGGCGTCGGCTCCCGCATCCGGCAGGAGATGCGCGCTGCCGGCGTGGATACGGCACTGAACGAGGTAGGCCTGCCCGTGGAGTTCCTGGACCATGGCACCCGCAACCAAGTGCTGGAGCGGGTTGGGCTGACCGCCCAGCAGATCACGCACGACGTCGTCGCGCAGGTCCTGGGAACCAAGGTCCCCTTCGCGCGGCCCCTCCCCGGGCAGCAGCACCCCACCACCGGCAGCCTTCCGATCCTGTGA
- a CDS encoding class I SAM-dependent RNA methyltransferase: protein MSTRTSRAIRPAAAPAEGDQAGHTGQEAVLDVGPVAHGGHCVARHEGRVVFVRHAVPGEKVRVRLTDAGDDAKFWRADVIEVLDPSPDRVEHFWHVADSLRAWGHGHPPVGGAEFGHMTLAKQRSLKADVLAEQLTRLAGFEQVPSVWNGAVEPVGEADDGGTGLGWRTRASFSVTPGGRLGMHAHRSDYIVPVREMPLASEAINALRLWDLDLQGIDRVEVAAPANGSRPLVLLAPSPGTKDKRLRAIAAALPAEASVAAFDPLAGTVAQLRGRTWVQESAAGHDYRVTGEGFWQIHRDAPGTLVGAVTEFLHQGDYLNPGAVVADLYAGAGLFTAVLADAVGGTGSVLSVEGAPGTSRDARKNLHSAPQVEVVQGRVERVLRQKPRNFDALVLDPPRAGSGKAVVGQLMAAQPRAIAYVSCDPASFARDLGYFRRSGWVLAGLRAFDLYPHTHHLETVALLAPAP from the coding sequence GTGAGCACCAGAACTTCCCGCGCCATCCGGCCGGCAGCTGCTCCGGCGGAAGGGGACCAGGCCGGCCACACCGGCCAGGAGGCCGTGCTCGACGTCGGACCGGTGGCCCACGGCGGGCACTGCGTGGCGCGCCATGAGGGCCGCGTGGTCTTTGTCCGGCACGCCGTTCCGGGCGAGAAGGTCCGGGTCCGGCTGACCGATGCGGGCGACGATGCCAAATTCTGGCGCGCGGACGTCATCGAGGTGCTCGATCCATCCCCCGACCGGGTGGAGCACTTCTGGCACGTGGCAGATTCCCTGCGTGCCTGGGGCCACGGCCACCCGCCGGTGGGCGGTGCCGAATTCGGGCACATGACCCTGGCCAAACAGCGCAGCCTGAAGGCGGACGTCCTCGCCGAGCAGCTCACCCGCCTTGCCGGCTTTGAGCAGGTGCCCTCGGTGTGGAACGGTGCCGTGGAACCCGTCGGGGAAGCGGACGACGGCGGCACCGGCCTTGGATGGCGCACGCGGGCCAGTTTCTCGGTCACCCCCGGCGGCAGGCTGGGCATGCACGCGCACCGTTCCGACTACATTGTTCCGGTGCGGGAGATGCCGCTTGCCAGCGAAGCCATCAACGCCCTGCGCCTCTGGGACCTGGACCTGCAGGGCATCGACCGGGTGGAGGTGGCCGCTCCGGCCAACGGGTCCCGCCCCCTGGTACTCCTGGCCCCTTCGCCCGGTACCAAGGACAAGCGGCTGCGGGCCATCGCCGCCGCGCTGCCGGCCGAGGCATCGGTGGCCGCCTTCGATCCGCTGGCCGGCACGGTCGCGCAGCTCCGGGGGCGCACCTGGGTGCAGGAATCCGCCGCCGGCCATGACTACCGGGTGACCGGCGAGGGTTTCTGGCAGATCCACCGCGACGCGCCCGGGACCCTTGTGGGGGCTGTCACAGAATTCCTGCATCAGGGGGACTACCTCAACCCCGGTGCGGTGGTGGCTGATCTCTACGCCGGCGCGGGACTCTTTACCGCCGTACTGGCGGACGCCGTAGGCGGGACGGGATCCGTCCTCTCGGTCGAAGGGGCCCCGGGCACCAGCCGCGACGCCCGGAAGAACCTGCATTCTGCGCCCCAGGTGGAAGTGGTCCAAGGGCGCGTGGAACGGGTCCTTCGCCAGAAACCGCGGAATTTCGACGCGCTGGTCCTTGACCCGCCGCGCGCCGGTTCCGGGAAAGCCGTCGTCGGGCAACTCATGGCCGCCCAGCCCCGGGCCATCGCCTACGTGTCCTGCGATCCGGCGTCGTTCGCACGTGACCTCGGTTACTTCCGCCGCTCCGGGTGGGTACTCGCCGGGCTCCGGGCCTTCGACCTGTACCCCCACACCCACCACCTCGAGACGGTCGCATTGCTGGCTCCGGCTCCGTGA
- a CDS encoding APC family permease gives MLTILNAVKRVLVGRPFRNDRLAHTLLPKKIALPIFASDALSSVAYAPDEILLTLALAGVSAVAISPWVGLAVMVVLLTVVASYRQNVHAYPSGGGDYEIANVNMGKYAGLTVASALLVDYVLTVAVSMSSAAAYLTTAVPSLHGQQAIIATIGVVILALVNLRGIKEAGSVFAVPTYIFMASILGMTAVGMFQAATGQLGQAPSAAFTIVPAEGFDQGLVGLAGAFLLLRAFSSGAAALTGVEAISNGVPNFRHPKSRNAATTLLLLGMIGAAMLAGIIYLANATKVHIVLDPAKEFLLNGNPLPEGYIQNPAISQIAQTIFGAGSIPFYIVVAATGVILVFASNTAFNGFPVLGSILAQDGYLPRQLRTRGDRLAFSNGVLALAAGALILIISFDADVTKLIQLYIVGVFISFTLSQLGMIRHWGRELKLAKDKAVRRKMIKSRTINSIGFGMTGLVLVIVLITKFQQGAWIALLAMFILFLIMWSIRAHYDNVAKELAVDEDSSPRALPTRVHAVLLVSHVRKPVLRALAYARASRPSRLDAITVDIDPDETAHTIADWEKLEIPVPLTVLASPYRETVTPIMDYVKQMRLDSPRDLVVVYIPEYVVGKWWEQLVHNQTALRIKTRLHFEPGVMVASVPWQLKSSEEAKNLQDVQ, from the coding sequence GTGTTGACAATACTGAACGCCGTCAAACGCGTCCTGGTGGGCAGGCCCTTCCGGAATGACCGCCTGGCCCATACCCTGCTCCCCAAGAAGATCGCCCTCCCGATTTTCGCCTCCGACGCCCTGTCGTCGGTGGCCTACGCACCGGACGAGATCCTGCTCACCCTGGCTTTGGCCGGCGTCAGCGCCGTGGCCATCTCGCCCTGGGTTGGCCTGGCCGTCATGGTGGTGCTGCTGACCGTGGTGGCCTCCTACCGGCAGAACGTGCACGCCTACCCGTCCGGCGGCGGCGACTACGAGATCGCCAATGTGAACATGGGAAAATACGCCGGCCTGACCGTGGCCTCGGCCCTCCTGGTGGACTACGTCCTGACGGTTGCCGTGTCCATGTCCTCGGCTGCGGCCTACCTCACCACGGCTGTCCCGTCCCTGCACGGCCAGCAGGCAATCATTGCCACCATCGGCGTCGTGATCCTTGCCTTGGTGAACCTTCGCGGCATCAAGGAAGCGGGCAGCGTCTTCGCGGTCCCCACGTACATCTTCATGGCCTCGATCCTGGGCATGACGGCCGTGGGGATGTTCCAGGCCGCCACCGGGCAGTTGGGGCAGGCGCCGTCGGCCGCGTTCACCATCGTCCCGGCCGAGGGCTTCGACCAGGGCCTGGTGGGCCTGGCCGGTGCGTTCCTGCTGCTGCGGGCCTTCTCCTCCGGCGCCGCGGCGCTCACCGGCGTCGAAGCCATCAGCAACGGCGTCCCCAACTTCCGGCATCCCAAGAGCAGGAACGCCGCCACCACCCTGCTGCTGCTGGGCATGATCGGCGCCGCCATGCTGGCCGGGATCATCTACCTGGCCAACGCCACCAAGGTCCACATCGTCCTGGACCCGGCCAAGGAATTCCTGCTCAATGGGAACCCGCTGCCCGAGGGCTACATCCAGAACCCGGCCATCAGCCAGATTGCGCAAACGATCTTCGGCGCCGGCAGCATTCCCTTCTACATCGTGGTGGCCGCCACCGGCGTCATCCTGGTGTTCGCTTCCAACACTGCCTTCAACGGCTTCCCGGTCCTGGGCTCCATCCTTGCCCAGGACGGCTACCTGCCCCGCCAGCTCCGCACCCGCGGCGACAGGCTCGCGTTCAGCAACGGCGTACTGGCCCTCGCGGCAGGCGCGCTGATCCTGATCATCTCCTTCGATGCCGACGTCACCAAGCTGATCCAGCTCTACATCGTGGGCGTCTTCATCTCCTTCACCCTCAGCCAGCTCGGGATGATCCGGCACTGGGGCCGCGAACTGAAGCTGGCCAAGGACAAGGCCGTCCGGCGCAAGATGATCAAGTCGCGGACCATCAACAGCATCGGTTTCGGCATGACCGGACTGGTGCTGGTCATCGTCCTGATCACCAAATTCCAGCAGGGCGCCTGGATCGCGCTGCTGGCCATGTTCATCCTCTTCCTGATCATGTGGAGCATCCGGGCCCACTACGACAATGTCGCCAAGGAACTCGCGGTGGACGAGGACTCCTCACCGCGCGCCCTGCCCACCAGGGTGCACGCCGTCCTGCTGGTCTCGCACGTCCGGAAGCCCGTCCTGCGCGCCCTGGCATACGCCCGCGCGTCCCGCCCCTCCCGGCTGGACGCCATCACCGTGGACATCGACCCGGACGAGACGGCGCACACCATCGCCGACTGGGAAAAGCTTGAGATCCCGGTGCCGCTGACCGTCCTCGCCAGCCCGTACCGCGAGACCGTCACACCGATCATGGACTACGTCAAGCAAATGCGCCTGGACTCCCCGCGGGACCTGGTGGTGGTGTACATCCCCGAGTACGTGGTGGGTAAGTGGTGGGAGCAGCTGGTGCACAACCAGACAGCCCTCCGCATCAAGACCCGGCTGCACTTCGAACCGGGCGTCATGGTGGCCAGCGTTCCCTGGCAGCTCAAATCCTCCGAAGAAGCCAAGAACCTCCAGGACGTCCAGTGA
- a CDS encoding DUF402 domain-containing protein — MRDEDELKYPGPAGESGPVLHTTTTRVPNGLEPGQLVVSRNRKWNGKAHWVVPGRYLGEDRHGWWIFQGTNEFCSRPGAAFYTRSDAVLLVPRQGDWVATFYDSAHPGGVRVYIDLAVGHEWTHIRPAVTEFHVIDMDLDVIRTEARGVFIDDQDEFAAHSVSMHYPQRLIEDIQAAADGLYHAVKAQHAPFDGTDVEWFTKGRTI; from the coding sequence GTGAGGGACGAAGACGAGCTGAAGTATCCCGGGCCGGCGGGGGAGTCCGGACCAGTCCTGCACACCACCACCACGCGGGTTCCGAATGGTCTGGAGCCGGGCCAGCTGGTGGTCTCCAGGAACCGGAAATGGAACGGCAAAGCCCACTGGGTGGTCCCCGGGCGGTACCTCGGCGAGGACCGGCACGGATGGTGGATCTTCCAGGGAACCAACGAATTCTGCTCCCGCCCAGGCGCTGCGTTCTATACGCGCTCGGACGCTGTCCTGCTGGTGCCACGGCAGGGGGACTGGGTGGCCACGTTCTACGACTCCGCGCACCCCGGTGGAGTGCGGGTCTACATCGACCTCGCGGTAGGCCATGAGTGGACACACATCCGGCCTGCCGTGACCGAGTTCCATGTGATCGACATGGATCTGGACGTCATCCGGACCGAGGCCCGCGGCGTCTTCATCGACGACCAGGACGAGTTTGCGGCGCACAGCGTCTCCATGCACTACCCCCAGCGGCTGATCGAGGATATCCAGGCTGCCGCGGACGGGCTCTACCATGCCGTGAAGGCACAGCACGCGCCATTCGACGGCACCGACGTCGAATGGTTTACCAAAGGACGCACCATATGA
- a CDS encoding aldo/keto reductase: MTSYRRVGKSGLTVSTVGLGCNNLGRANTATESQGATDAVVNAAIDAGITLFDVADNYGKEPGLSETMLGKALGRRRGDVVVATKFGMDTRGANGPDFGARGSRRYIIQAAEASLRRLDTDWIDLYQFHTPDPLTPIDETLAALDTLVRGGKVRYIGHSNRSGWQIAQAEYVARELGTSRFISSQNHYNLLDRRAELEVTPAAEEFGLGVLPYFPLANGLLTGKYSPGYAPEGSRLSHTRTNMVDDADWDQLGRYSAFAKERGLTEIEVAFSWLAAQPSVASVIAGATRPEQVRQNAEAANWTPTPEDIATLDDIFPAVPKVALF; encoded by the coding sequence GTGACCAGTTACCGCCGTGTTGGAAAATCAGGGCTGACGGTCTCCACCGTAGGCCTGGGCTGCAACAACCTGGGCCGCGCCAACACCGCCACCGAGTCGCAGGGCGCAACGGACGCCGTCGTGAACGCCGCGATCGACGCCGGCATTACCCTGTTCGACGTCGCAGACAACTACGGCAAGGAACCCGGGCTCAGCGAAACCATGCTCGGCAAGGCGCTCGGCCGCCGGCGCGGGGACGTCGTCGTCGCCACCAAGTTCGGAATGGACACCCGGGGCGCCAACGGCCCCGACTTCGGTGCCCGCGGCTCCCGGCGGTACATTATCCAGGCAGCCGAAGCGTCGCTGCGGCGCCTGGACACGGACTGGATCGACCTTTACCAGTTCCACACCCCGGACCCACTGACCCCCATCGACGAGACCCTGGCGGCGCTGGACACCCTGGTCCGCGGTGGCAAGGTCCGCTACATCGGCCACTCCAACCGCTCCGGGTGGCAGATCGCCCAGGCTGAATACGTGGCCCGCGAACTGGGGACTTCCCGGTTTATTTCCTCGCAGAACCACTACAACCTGCTGGACCGCCGGGCCGAACTGGAAGTGACCCCGGCCGCGGAGGAGTTCGGCCTGGGCGTCCTGCCCTACTTCCCGCTGGCCAACGGCTTGCTCACCGGCAAGTACTCCCCGGGCTACGCCCCCGAAGGGTCGCGGCTCAGCCACACCCGCACCAACATGGTGGACGACGCCGACTGGGACCAACTGGGCAGGTACAGCGCCTTCGCGAAAGAACGAGGCCTCACGGAGATCGAGGTGGCCTTCTCCTGGCTCGCCGCCCAGCCCTCGGTGGCCAGCGTCATCGCCGGCGCCACCCGGCCGGAGCAGGTCCGGCAAAACGCCGAAGCCGCGAACTGGACCCCCACCCCGGAGGACATCGCCACCCTCGACGACATCTTCCCCGCCGTGCCCAAGGTCGCGCTGTTCTAG